In the genome of Malania oleifera isolate guangnan ecotype guangnan chromosome 5, ASM2987363v1, whole genome shotgun sequence, the window CTTCAATAATGTGCACTGGATCCTGTGTTCACACACACAAGCAAAGCTGGTGGCCAAGGTGATTGGACCCATATGTCATTAAACCCAATGGCACAAATTTTGGTCATGCTTCAACTTCACAGTTCACTGCTGACCAAAAGAAGTCCAGGAGGTCCAATTTGTCCAGCCACCACATGGTTTTGCGTCCATGATGAATTGAATCCATGTGCTTTCTGAAACAACTTGCTTCAATTATGTATTATTGAAGTAGGTGAGAACTTCACATATTTTCATCATCTTCCTCTGTGAGCTAATACCAGCGAACCGTACTCACATTGTCAATATCATTACGGCAAACATCTAACGATAGAGAAGGCATATGCACGACTCCTGAAATATTTTCACATGTGTCTATCAACAACTCAACTTAACCAAAAGGATAACATAACACTCTTTGCCCCCCTATCGATGTGTAATTGTTCAAAACTACTAAACATTCTCAGCTTGGAGGTCATTTTGTTATTTACATTACAAATAGGATTCGCTTTGTGATTCCCTTAGCTTACCTCAATAATATCGTCTTCCAGGAACTACTTAGAATGTCTGAGGAGGAGTTTGGATTGCCGAGTAATGGACACATTACATTGCCATTTGGTGCAGCACTTACGGAGtacatagtgtccctcattaaACAAGGCATAACCAAAGAATTAGAGAAAGCATTGCTTATTTCGGTTGATGCAAGTCACTGCTCATTATCTTCTTTCCATCAAGGACAACGATTACTAGTATGTGGCTAGCTACCAAGCAAATAAACGTTGGATTTTGTAAATGATCCACACTATTATAGTGTAATACattcttggatttttttttgctttcttgtTTGAAGCTTTGCCCTTAGAAAgtctaaattatcttctgtttaGGAAGGAAAATTTTCATTACAATTTTGTTTTCCTTAGAAACATATATGGTGAAACATAGCTGCAACACTAGCTGTTGTGGCTGTTGTCGTTGCATCATCCTTGTTTCCATTTTAgacaaaccaatcaattttcatGATGCCAAGGCAAACAAGCCCTTCTAATACTGCATTTGAGAATTTGTCCCAAACCTACTTTGAAAATTGGCATTTCTTAAGATAGATGTGCCACGTATTCATCATTTTGATGGCAAGCAAACACTTAGAACAGAAATTAGAATAGAAaaaatttagaatgaatataCAAAGGAATGATAACCAATCATCAATGACTTACAACCTGCataaggtagtgtttgggagcatgccTTTTGagccttgaatttggatttgtgtggattgggaggaaactcaatataattttgtactgtgcACGTTTTGTCTGAATCCACAtgaatccaaatccaaggcctgaGATCCAAACTCTCAAACTTAGTGTAAGCATAAAACATAACTGATAGAAATCAAAACCCTATCTATTATAGTTTTAACACATACATTTCTAACTTGTTTTATAGGCATTTGGGTTCAACAAGTTTCATCACACCACATACAGTTGTATGATCAAAGATGCCTAATTGTGCATATTTTTTCCCACCAAGTTGCCGAACACGCCTTCATCGATGTACGTAAAACAGCAATATCCGTAACACTGGATTCAGATTCATGTGATCCAGCTTATCTTTGTTTTGTGGTCTGCAAATTTGTGGGGCTACAGACCACATGCTTTGGACCCGCCATGTTGTTAAACCAAAAAAGACATAAATGAAGAGACCAAAAAAAGACCAATTTCTCTTCTAACAAACACATGGCTCTGCCTCGCCATTGAATCCTTTACCCTGCATTACACAACAACATTTATTGCATTGTTCCTAGCTTTGTGACTATATAACCCACTTTCCTTGCCTTGCATTCATCAACACAATACCATTTCAGCATTCTAGTATCCCGGTTCCTCCGAACTTTTCTTCATCAAAATCTTCCCAGTACTAGAAAACACCATGATAAGTTCTAAGAAACTTATCAAAATGGTAAGGAAGTGGCAGAAGCTAACTATCACCAGACGAAGAAGACTCCTGTTGCCAAGAATAATCATGGGTGTGGAAGTAGATGCCTTCAACACATCAATGGCTTATCAGGGTCACTTTACTGTGTACACTGTTGATCAGAAACGCTTCGTGATTCCCTTGCCATATCTTAACAATGACATCTTCAGAGAGCTTTTTAATATGGCAGAAGAGGAGTTTGGACTGCCCACTGATGGGCCTATAACACT includes:
- the LOC131156583 gene encoding auxin-responsive protein SAUR64-like; the encoded protein is MISSKKLIKMVRKWQKLTITRRRRLLLPRIIMGVEVDAFNTSMAYQGHFTVYTVDQKRFVIPLPYLNNDIFRELFNMAEEEFGLPTDGPITLPCDAWFIEYAVALIQMHAAKDLEALLLSILTTNRCLSSSSYSQQEQTNQQALICTF